CGATTGTCACCAGTCTTGGCGCTGTTGTGGCCATGTTGCTCGATCCGTTTGGCTGCACCATAGGTCTGAATCAGGATGGCAGTCAGCCGGTACAGCCAATCCAGAGCTTGCCGGAGGCCAGCTAGCAGCCCAGACCCAGGCACGAGCGAATGCGCAATCAAGCCTGGGTCGAGTGCGGCATTGATCTGCCGTGTTCAGCCTGGCTCAGGACGGGCAGGCTCAGTGTCAAAATATCGACATTGTTTGCTTTTCTTCATGAGGAATCGATGCGTGCATTGGCGGAGCTTCTGGAGCGTGACGAACCGGCTTTGGCGCTGATTCAGGCCTGGGCGCAGGAGGCGAGCATTCCTGTGGAGTGCCTTGCTGCTTCGGAGCAGGGTGACTCCGTCTTGCTGGCATTGCAGGTCACGACGCGCTCGCCGCTGGGGGCAGTCGCACATGGAACCGGCGGAATCCTGGTCGACGGAGGCTGGCTCAGAATGCTGGGCTGCGGGCATGCCAGGCTCACACGCGATATCGCGAGCTGGAATCGCGGGCGTAGAAGTGGGTTCTTGTTGATTGCCGACGATGCGGTGGGCGGATTCTTTGCGATCAACGGCGGAGCGCTCGGTGAAGATCTGGGTGCTGTCCACTATCTGGCCCCGGATACCTGGGCCTGGGAGTCCTTGGGGATCGGGCACACGGCCTTCATGCAATGGGCTTTCACCGAGCGGCTGCGCGATTTCTATCGAGACTTGCGCTGGGAAGGCTGGGAAACCGAAGTGGCCGACATGGGCAATGACGCGTGCCTGAGTTTTTACCCCTTTCTTTTCACGGAACAAGGCAGTGTGCGTTCGAGCTCGCGCAAACCGGTGCCTGCGGCCGAACACTATGCTTTCATGAGCCAGAGTGAATTGCCGGACCTGGGCTGATCCGGGGCAAGTGCCGAGGCAGCTGGGGACAGCCGATCCGGCCAGCGACTCGGCTCCAATCGATTGTGAAGCGGCGAGGGCGACCGGCTGCTGGCCTGCGCTGCGCATCATAGGCTCAGGCTGGAATCAGCGTTTGGCTGACCCCGCTCCAGCACCGTCAAGTGCAGCCGCCATCTCGACCAGTTTGGCAATCGTGTTGAGATTTCTGGCCGTGCCTGAGGCCGCTGCAGGGATCTTGAGTCTGGAGTTGCCCATTCCCGAGCCGTAAGCCACATAGATTTCACGTCGACCCAGTTGCAGTTGTTCGTCGTTGCGACCCGTGACCTGGGACAGCGCGTCTGCAGGAGGTGCCTCCTCAAGAAAGATGGCGACAGCGCGGTTGCCCGGAGACTGGGGAAAGGGATTGGCCTCAAGCACCTGCTTCATCTGCTGGAGCGTTCGCACAAAGACTTCTATGGGCTTTCCCGCGTAGCTGGCCAGGCGTCGCGCCAGGGCCGACTTGAGTTGCTGTGCGGAGCAATCTGCTTTCAGCACCGCGTTGCCACTGGCGATATAGGTCTGTACCTGTGTACAGCCTTCGGCCTCGCACATGGACTTCAACTCTGCCATGGGAAGTTTGCCGGTTCCGCCGACATTGACGGCACGCAGCAGAGCGATATAGATGGGCATGACCGATACCTTGGCGGGATCTCGAAGGAGTAGGCCAGCCTGCGCAGGTGGATGAGCACGATGCGGAGCAAGGGCGCTGACGGAGAGGCTAGCGTAGCGCAATAGCTGGCGAGATATGGCGGCCGGGACTCGGATTTCACATGAGATGCTGAAACTCGGGCAAGGGTTGAGCCGAAGTCAGCCTGGCTTAGGCGAGGCAGGGCCTCGGCAGCAGCCTGCCATTGCCAAGGCGGTGGCAGACCTGGCCGATCACAGCCTCCTGGACTGAACGCTCATCAATTCGGGTAGAGGCTTGCTGTCTGGCTGGACGCGGTTGCCTGCCCAGGCCTGTTATCGGACGCCACCGGAGCGGGGCTGGCCTGCGCAGATGCATCCGGCCCGTAGAGGTTGCGGCGCTCCTCTGCGGTCATGGACTGAGGACATTTGGAGCCCGTGATCTCCAGGGCCATGCGAGCAGCAGGGTCCATGCAGTCCATCGCCAGCGAGGCTGCCTTCATTCCCTTGTTCCAGAGCTCGCGGCTCATTTTCAGGCGCGTGCAATGCTCGTCCGTCCAGGTCGTGCCGAAGCTCAGGCCAAAGCCGGGGCCGTTGGCACTGCCGCTGCTGCTGCCCATGCAGGTGTCGTTGCTGGTCGTGAGATTGGGGCCGTTCACGCTGGGAACGTTCTTTACGGTGTAGCTGCCGCTGTATTCCACGATATTCCTGGATGTACCGGATAGGCTGCTGTTCAGATTCTGGGTGGTTGTGCCGCTGGTCGTTATGTTTTGATCCGAGCTTGAAGTGGAGTGGCTTTCGATGCTGGATACCGATCGACTGTCCGCAGCAGCAACCGGATTGACGATGGTGATGGACTGGTTCTGTTGTGCTCCCACGGACGAAGAGCTGGAGAGGCTTTGTGCACTGCTGTCGGCGCTCTGCGCAAAACCGCACACAGGGACACAAAGGCTTAGCAAGGCGATCGAGGCTTTCATGCTGTTTCTCCCTTGACCCCGAGTCTTGACCTGGCAGGCCTCGACTCGGGGTCAATACAACTGGGTTCGCAGACCTTGTTTAGTTGGCTGCCGAGTTGGCCCATCCATAGGCATTGCCCGAAGTGCCACCGCCGTTGGAGCCACCGATGGCGTTGCCCAGGCTGAAGCCGGTCGTTGTCGCGTTGCCGACAGAGGTCGCACCAGAGTGATTGCTGGTCGAGGTTCCGCCAGGGCCCGAGAGCGCCTGCGAGTTCGCGCCAAAGTAGGAATTGGTATGGGCCGTGCTGTTCACCGCCGCAATGCCATTGCCCATGGACGCGGTGCCAGCGACATTGTTGGTGCTCGAGTTTGCGTAGCCTCCCGCGCCCCCGCTGACCAGCTTGCCCGGGGCCTGGCCCTGGTAGTTGCTGCCCACATCCGAATGTGCGTTGGCATTGGTGGCTCCATAGCCTCCCGCAACGCCGCCCCCGGTAGTCGCCGCAAGGCTGGTGACGGTTCCGGTGGTGGAGGCGCTGCCGCCGACACTGGAGTGTCCTGCGGCCACGGGTCCCCAGGAACCGCTCATGCCGGTACTGTTCCCAAAGCCGCTTGCTTGAGCGCCTGCCGTCGCGCTATTGAAGCTCACAGCACTGCCCGTGCCTGAGCTCGCAACCGAGGAGTAAGTGCCCGACGAGGCATTGCTCCCCGTGTTGGTTGCGGCAAGGCTGGAACTGCTGGCCGCAGCAGATGCCACACCAGCCAATGCAACAACCGCCATGACAATCAAAGACTTCTTCATGATCATTCCTTTGAATGGCCAGTTCTCGGACAACCGGGAAATTTCCAAGCGAAAGACCATTTGCCACAGCCCAATGATCAGTGCCAACCTCCATCACGTTTTGGCCTGGCACATGTTGTTCCAAAACGTTCCTTCGGTTAATGGCAGTTTCAATAAGCCGGATGAAAACAGAAATACCTTGTTTGGGCATGCATAAAGGCCCTGTCAGCTGGGTAGTGCTATTTTTATAATTTATTGAGTTTAAGAACTTCATTGCTATCAACAATGAAGCGTAAATAGACATTTGAGGCATTGTTTTAAATTGTAAGTTTAAAAACAATATGGCCATTGAACTGCAGGGGCTTGATCGGGTGAAAGCTTCCATTCAATGGGGAAAATTATTTCCCCTTTGATTTCAAATACTGTTTATTGGTTGTTTTCAATTGTAAATACTGTGTGATTAAGTGCGATGAAGCAGTATTAACTGAATTTATGAACAATTCGTTTGAACTTTCCGGAGCTCGAATACGCAAGACGGCTTTGCCGAAATCACGAATATGGCCTGCCATGTTCCATATCGGGGTGAATCGGGCCCGGCCTCGGTATTTGCAGCAAGCTGAATCGGTGGATGCGGCAATGGCGCAGATCCAAGCAGTGCTGCGGCTTGCCGGCAGCTCTCCCTGCGCAGGTGCGAGCGATGGATTTTCCGTTTCTACCGCCCGCCAGAGTTTCAAGCCGACATCAAGCTTTTCGAACCTTCACCGGCAATCCTTGCCTGACCACCGCGCCTGATACCCAATCGATCCAGACATTGTCCTTTTCGGGCCGGGTCGGATCGGCAAAGCCCAGAGCATTCAGGTTCACTCCATTGCCATGCTGCGGGTTGGCATGGGTGAGCCGGCCGTCCACCTTGTGGGCCACGGCGCCCAGTTGCTTGTGGCCGTAGCCATGCTCGATAGCGATGGCGCCTGGCGCAATACCGGCGCGCACCAGAGCGACTGCCTGAAGCTTGCCGCCAGGGGTGCTGATTTCGATGGGGTCGCCATTGGCGATGCCCAGCTTTGCCGCGTCGGCCTTGTTGATGCTCACAGGATTGTGCGGGTGCACCTGGCGCAGGCGCGAGGAGGCAATGGACATGCTGCTCATCAGGTTGGACTTGTAGCTGGTCATGGTCAGCGGCCAGTCCTGCTCGGTGAACACGGCACGCATATCCGAGCCATCGGCCAGGCGCGCGGGATACCAGGTCGGGCAGCCGCTGTAGCGCTCGCCGGTCATGGAGTGGCGCATTTTGCTCAATCCCTCGTGCCAGAAGGTGGCCGGGAACTTGGCCTGCAGCTTGAGTTGGTCGTCCTTCCATGCATCTTCGACCTTGTCAAAGCGACCGCCACGGCTCATGACCATGGCGACGCGGCGTACTTCCTCTGGTGCGACACGCTTTTGCAGCGACGGCATCCATTTGTCGAGGCCGGTGATGGCGATGTCGTCATCGCTGGCTTCGGGCACGGGCTTGCCGGCCTGGTAGGCGATGTTGCACATGCCGCGCAGATAGAAGTCTTCGGCGTTTTCCAGATCGAGCGGCTCGCCGTCTTTGGTGGACATGGCATTCTTGCCAAAGCCGGGCAGGCCCAGCTGCTTGGCCACGGCAAATACAAAGCTCTCGAAGCCGATGGGTTGGCCGTCTGCCGTTTTGGTGGTGGCGGCATCAACGGTGGGCCAGCGCACGGTGCTGCTCTTGGCCACCACATCGGCCCAGGGCGCGCCAATGCCCCAGCTCTCATAGGTGACGGTATCGGGCACGATGTAGTCGGCGAGGGCCGAGGTCTCGTTGATGAAGGGGTCGACCGAGACGAACAGCGGCAGCTTTTTCACATCCTTGACAGCATCCGCCAGGGCGTTCTCGAAGCCGCACATGGCATAGATGGGGTTGCTGATGTGGTTGATCCAGGCCTTGACCGGGTAGGGGTAGCCCAGCATGCCCGCGGCCAGCATCTCGCTGCTGAGCCCGCCGGGGGCTGGATACCAGGGGGCCTTGGCGGGGTAAGGGGTCTGGCCCGCTTCCTTTTTGCGCTTGAATTCGCTCGTCTTCTCGTAGGGGAACTTGGTGCGTGACAGGGCCACGCCCTGGGGTTTGACTGCCCCTTCAAACTGCGCGAAGTTGTAGCGCGGGCCGGGGCCAAAGGGGCCGAACGGGCCGGCATCCATTACCCAGCCGCCGCGCACGTTCAAGTTGCCGATGAGGTTGTTGAGCATGGCAATGGCATAGGCGGTGTAGAAGCCCGAGCCGTTCATGGTGCCACCGTGCGAGTTGGCCACGGCTTGCTTGCCATGGCTGGTGAATTCGCGCGCCAGATCCTCGATCTCCTTGACCGGCACGCCGCACAGGGCGGCATATTCTTCCAGCGTCTTCTGGCGCGCCTCGGTGCGCAGTTTGACAAAAGCGGTGCAGACTGCCATCGGGGCCAGGTCCTCGGTGGCGTCCGCAGCGCTGGCGGGCGTGAACTCCCGCTCCACGATCAGCTCTGCCGCAGTGGCGACCGTGTGCGCAGCCAGAGAACCATCGTCCAGCTGCACCACATAGACATCCTCGGCGGGCGTTTTTTCATCAACGGGCTCAGGCAGGGGCAGGCCGATATCGGCTCCGCGCAAGAACTGGCCGTAGCGCGGGTGCCTGGGATCGTTGATCAGCAAGTGGGTGGCGTTGCCCCAGCTGGCTTCGCCCACTGCTGCCATGGCGGCTGGGCCGGGCTGGGTCAGAAACTGCTTGTCATAGCGCTCGTTGTCGATGATCCAGCGGATCAGGCCCATGGCCAGTGCCAGGTCGCTGCCGGGTTTGACGGGCAGCCAGCGGTTGTTGTCACCTGCCGCATGGCTGGACGAAGTGGGTAGCATGGGTGAGACCACCACATATTTATAGGTGTTCTCGCTACGCGAACGGGCCTCGGCCAGCTCCCGCCCCACGCGCTGGAAAGGGTTGCCGGACTGCGCCGGCGAGGTGCCGATGAACAGGCCGAAGCGCGAGTGCTTCCAGTCCGGCTTGCCATGGGGCATGCCGGCCATATCGCCCAGCGCCGCCCCCGTGCCCACACGGTAGGTCTGGCCGCAGTAGGAGCCGTGGTTGGACACATTGATGGTGCCGAACGATTGTTTGGCAAAGCGGTTGACCAGCGGAGTGCGGCCTTCGTTGGCGGCCTCCGTCACCAGCAGCTGGTTGGACTTGGGGCCGTATTCAGGGTTGGCTTCATCGATCAGCGTGTTGACGTCGCGGATGGCGCGCAGACCGTCCACATGGCCTTCGCCAAAGAGGTCGCCGCCTTCGCAGATTTCCTGGACCAGTTCTTCGAGCGTGATGCTCTTCCACTGTCCGGAGCCGCGTGGGCCCACCCGCTTGAGCGGCTTGAGAACGCGGTGTGGGGCTTTTTGATGCTCGAACATGGCCGATCCACGCGCGCAACTGGTGGCGCGGCCTTCCAGGCCGTTGTCACCGCCCAGCATGGCGTAGACCTCGCGCACCGGTGTTTCCATGGGGGCGGGGTGTGTGGTGGCCAGCGGGTGATAGGGGTTGCCGGCAATACGGATGATCCGGTTGTCGGCAGTATCGACGCGCACACGTACGCCGCACTGTGTCCAGCAGCCCAGACACGAGGAGGGGCTGACCACCTGGCCGGGCTGGGTCGTCAGTTTGCCGCTGATGGGATCGATGCGGAATTCGGGCATCAGCGAGTTGCCGCGCGTGGCGCTTTGGGTGGATTTGCCCGAGCTGCCAGTGATCAGCCCCTTGGCTCCCTTGGCCACGGTTTCACCATAGCCTGCGGCAAAAGCCGCCAGACCGCCTGCAACGGCACCGCTGCGCAGCAGCATGCGGCGGCGACCTGCGTCGGTGCGGCCAGCAACGGTGCGGTCGGCCTCGGTGTCTTGTGATTGTTCAGGGGAGAGTTTCTTGTCATTCATGGTCTTGCCCTTGGTATGAGGGAAGGGCAAGCGCAGCAGTGTTTCTATGATATTGATAGCTGCTATCGCTTGCTGTTATTGTGTTTTGGTGGTATTTGGCGTAATTTTTAAGTGATGCCCGCAGGCTCGCGGGCCGGGAACAGCTCCAGTGCCCAGGTGGCCATTGCGACCAGTGCCACGCACAGGCCGGCCACGCCCAGCATGCCCATCAGGCCTTCACCGCCCAGAGGCATGCTGTAGAGATAGAGGCCGGCGCCGAATTTGGGTACGCCCTGCACGCCCATGAACAGTGCCCAGCGGAATGCCCAGGCCGATGCGGCAAGGCCAGTGCCCAGCACCAGGGTGTAGCCCTTGGCTGCCATACGATGCTCGCCGCGCAGCAGCGCCATCACCACGGCTGTACCAAACACGGCCGAGCCCAGCATGGAGATGCGCCAGACAGGGAACTCTCTGAACAGGCGCATCGCCCTATCGAAGGAAGGGCTCTGGCCCGCGATGCCGGCAATTCCCCAGGTCAGGGCGCTGGCAATCAGGCCGGTGGCCAGCCACAGGCCCAGATGGCGCAGTCCTTGCAGGGCTGCTGCATCCGGCTGCAAGGCCCGGGGCAGAAAGCGGTACAGCACAAAACCCATGCCGACGGTCGCCAGCCAGCCGCTGAGCGCCAGATTGATCGGTACCCACAGCGTGTTCCACAGCGGGCGCGCGCGGATGACCATGATTTCGGCCCCCGTGTAGACCACGATGCTGAGCGCGGACAGCACCAGCACAGGCACCAGCAGGCGCATCCATTGCGGCCTGCCCAGCCACCACAGTGCACACATCAGCACGCAAAGCCCGACGAATGCGGGCATAAGCACGGCACCCAGGCTCATCCACGACCAGGGTGTGAGGTGTGCATAGAAATGCCAGAAGCGTGCAGGCTGGTGCAGATCGGCCAGCAGTGCGACAGGTGCGGCAATCGCGCTCACGGCCAGCACCAGCACAGCCGTGGGCAGCAGGCGCTGGCGCAAGCCGCGGGCTGGGCCCAATGCGCAGGCCGAGGCCAGCAGCGCAGCCCCCGTGGCCACACCGACCAGAAAGAAATACTGCACGGCCCAGGGCAGCCAGGCCGCTTCGTAGGCCGGGGTCAGGAGTTCAATGATTTGCATGAGGGAACTCCTTTTACAGATGTTCGGCAACAAGGCGGACCGTGGCCTGGCCGTCCACGCCGTTCACGAACTCATCGGGCAGGCCGATGTAGAAGACATGCGGCTTGGTCTGCATGCCGGGCTTGAGGACTTTGATCTCATCCTTGTGAGCCTCGATGCGCCGGTTGATTTCACTGTGCGCGTCGTTCAGGTCGCCGATCACGCGCGCACCGCCCACACAGCTTTCCACGCAGGCAGGCAGCAGGCCGGCTTCCAGGCGGTGTTCGCAGAAGGTGCATTTGTCGGCAGTCTGCGTTTCATGATTGATGAAGCGCGCGTCGTAGGGACAGGCCTGCACGCAATAGCCGCAGCCCACGCAGCGCTCGTTGTCGACAAGGACGATTCCGTCGGTGCGCTGAAATGTGGCC
This DNA window, taken from Comamonas testosteroni TK102, encodes the following:
- a CDS encoding tetrathionate reductase subunit A, producing the protein MNDKKLSPEQSQDTEADRTVAGRTDAGRRRMLLRSGAVAGGLAAFAAGYGETVAKGAKGLITGSSGKSTQSATRGNSLMPEFRIDPISGKLTTQPGQVVSPSSCLGCWTQCGVRVRVDTADNRIIRIAGNPYHPLATTHPAPMETPVREVYAMLGGDNGLEGRATSCARGSAMFEHQKAPHRVLKPLKRVGPRGSGQWKSITLEELVQEICEGGDLFGEGHVDGLRAIRDVNTLIDEANPEYGPKSNQLLVTEAANEGRTPLVNRFAKQSFGTINVSNHGSYCGQTYRVGTGAALGDMAGMPHGKPDWKHSRFGLFIGTSPAQSGNPFQRVGRELAEARSRSENTYKYVVVSPMLPTSSSHAAGDNNRWLPVKPGSDLALAMGLIRWIIDNERYDKQFLTQPGPAAMAAVGEASWGNATHLLINDPRHPRYGQFLRGADIGLPLPEPVDEKTPAEDVYVVQLDDGSLAAHTVATAAELIVEREFTPASAADATEDLAPMAVCTAFVKLRTEARQKTLEEYAALCGVPVKEIEDLAREFTSHGKQAVANSHGGTMNGSGFYTAYAIAMLNNLIGNLNVRGGWVMDAGPFGPFGPGPRYNFAQFEGAVKPQGVALSRTKFPYEKTSEFKRKKEAGQTPYPAKAPWYPAPGGLSSEMLAAGMLGYPYPVKAWINHISNPIYAMCGFENALADAVKDVKKLPLFVSVDPFINETSALADYIVPDTVTYESWGIGAPWADVVAKSSTVRWPTVDAATTKTADGQPIGFESFVFAVAKQLGLPGFGKNAMSTKDGEPLDLENAEDFYLRGMCNIAYQAGKPVPEASDDDIAITGLDKWMPSLQKRVAPEEVRRVAMVMSRGGRFDKVEDAWKDDQLKLQAKFPATFWHEGLSKMRHSMTGERYSGCPTWYPARLADGSDMRAVFTEQDWPLTMTSYKSNLMSSMSIASSRLRQVHPHNPVSINKADAAKLGIANGDPIEISTPGGKLQAVALVRAGIAPGAIAIEHGYGHKQLGAVAHKVDGRLTHANPQHGNGVNLNALGFADPTRPEKDNVWIDWVSGAVVRQGLPVKVRKA
- a CDS encoding DUF2625 domain-containing protein, which encodes MRNQAWVECGIDLPCSAWLRTGRLSVKISTLFAFLHEESMRALAELLERDEPALALIQAWAQEASIPVECLAASEQGDSVLLALQVTTRSPLGAVAHGTGGILVDGGWLRMLGCGHARLTRDIASWNRGRRSGFLLIADDAVGGFFAINGGALGEDLGAVHYLAPDTWAWESLGIGHTAFMQWAFTERLRDFYRDLRWEGWETEVADMGNDACLSFYPFLFTEQGSVRSSSRKPVPAAEHYAFMSQSELPDLG
- the nrfD gene encoding NrfD/PsrC family molybdoenzyme membrane anchor subunit; the encoded protein is MQIIELLTPAYEAAWLPWAVQYFFLVGVATGAALLASACALGPARGLRQRLLPTAVLVLAVSAIAAPVALLADLHQPARFWHFYAHLTPWSWMSLGAVLMPAFVGLCVLMCALWWLGRPQWMRLLVPVLVLSALSIVVYTGAEIMVIRARPLWNTLWVPINLALSGWLATVGMGFVLYRFLPRALQPDAAALQGLRHLGLWLATGLIASALTWGIAGIAGQSPSFDRAMRLFREFPVWRISMLGSAVFGTAVVMALLRGEHRMAAKGYTLVLGTGLAASAWAFRWALFMGVQGVPKFGAGLYLYSMPLGGEGLMGMLGVAGLCVALVAMATWALELFPAREPAGIT
- a CDS encoding DUF1697 domain-containing protein yields the protein MPIYIALLRAVNVGGTGKLPMAELKSMCEAEGCTQVQTYIASGNAVLKADCSAQQLKSALARRLASYAGKPIEVFVRTLQQMKQVLEANPFPQSPGNRAVAIFLEEAPPADALSQVTGRNDEQLQLGRREIYVAYGSGMGNSRLKIPAAASGTARNLNTIAKLVEMAAALDGAGAGSAKR